Within the Enterobacter roggenkampii genome, the region AGCTCTATCCCCGCTTTGGGCCGACGAACGTCTGGGATACCGCCGCCGGGCACGCCGTTGCCGCGGCCGCCGGGGCGCATGTTCATGACTGGCAGGGCAAGCCGCTGGACTACACCCCGCGCGAATCCTTCCTCAATCCCGGCTTCCGCGTCTCTATTTATTGAGCCAGCAGCTTATGCAGCAGGTCGACAACCTGCTGCACCTCTTCCTGGGTCAGCGCCCCGTCTTTCACCCACTGTACGCGGCCGTTCTTATCCAGCACGACAATCGCAGAGCTCTCTTCCTCCAGCTGCCAGGCCTTACGGGTGACGCCGTTGCTGTCGACGATAAACTGCGACCACGGATAGAGCTTTTTATTGCTCTCAAGGCTTGAACGCACAAACATCCCGGAGCCCGGAATGGCGTCATCGGTATTCACGATCGTGGTGGTCTGGTAACGATCGTGTGGGAATTTTGCCGCCTTGATGGCCTCCACCAGGTTGGCATTTTTCTCT harbors:
- a CDS encoding YtfJ family protein, with amino-acid sequence MTLRTILAAASLLLPLWASAHNIEKGQRVPPVGIVDRGELILDNDKFSYKAWNSAQLAGKVRVVQHIAGRTSAKEKNANLVEAIKAAKFPHDRYQTTTIVNTDDAIPGSGMFVRSSLESNKKLYPWSQFIVDSNGVTRKAWQLEEESSAIVVLDKNGRVQWVKDGALTQEEVQQVVDLLHKLLAQ